The following coding sequences lie in one Arachis hypogaea cultivar Tifrunner chromosome 9, arahy.Tifrunner.gnm2.J5K5, whole genome shotgun sequence genomic window:
- the LOC112711265 gene encoding protein SIEVE ELEMENT OCCLUSION B, whose amino-acid sequence MASTIATTKKTDDGFEFNDDNILDQVYLTHVISDVECDTKILYELVSNILLPNSNQSHPLPPPLSKPEFLTLKLVSCQMIATRSSKRCAHQTTMWILQQLRRYSWDAKVMITLAAFCLEYGNFVYLDRAASDVAGTSLRQLNQIQIRKESAKQVTELVRHIGQAVLFHINQWADLSAQDFEEEDVPALNDAFKSIPLLVYWTIASIVASTANLLSSSPSYSLSEFKEKLTMADDSLAGYLETCMKQKEHLGDSQVRRRKVIENPKDIVEVLRALIMDPKTGPQPQIHEGLDQVKKGVEIFKGKYVLLFISTLDRIEDEIRLVNSIYDGLLANNDKKEKGGYHRDEFKIVWIPIVHKWEEGSKERFKNLKRNYNIKWYSVEYLGELPGRRIIEDDFVRPCGFDIHDRPIIPVLGPHGRRINENALDLIFQWGIDAFPFRKEDGTALDKKWTWLWDAIKKVNPTIEPKREKYMFIYGGSDNWVQKFTSGVNKLKKNKDIEAADVEIDYHNLGKRSSSNDVYSFWVSVERKSQKNKQHKDPLNCEIQEIARNLLCLKRDPQGWVILTKGRNIKLFAHGDPMYQTLSQFQNWKDKVPIKEGFDIPLTEYYHNKENEISERQQPCSVINSSSVIATITCPNPTCGRVMEVTSVNYKCCHRDDDPNYCGY is encoded by the exons ATGGCAAGCACTATTGCTACCACGAAGAAAACGGACGACGGTTTTGAATTCAATGATGATAACATCCTTGACCAAGTTTACCTCACACATGTCATCAGTGATGTGGAATGCGATACCAAAATCCTCTATGAACTTGTCTCCAACATACTTCTACCTAATAGTAATCAG AGTCATCCACTACCGCCACCTCTTTCAAAGCCTGAATTCCTCACACTGAAGCTGGTTTCTTGCCAG ATGATAGCGACACGGAGTTCAAAGCGATGCGCGCACCAAACAACAATGTGGATTCTGCAGCAGTTGAGGCGCTATTCCTGGGACGCAAAGGTGATGATAACCCTAGCGGCATTCTGTTTGGAATACGGCAACTTTGTGTACCTGGACAGGGCAGCATCGGACGTTGCGGGAACCTCACTGAGACAGCTGAACCAAATCCAAATTCGGAAGGAGTCTGCGAAGCAGGTGACGGAGTTGGTGAGACACATAGGCCAAGCAGTGCTCTTTCACATCAACCAGTGGGCTGACTTGTCCGCCCAAGactttgaagaagaagatgttccTGCCCTCAATGACGCCTTCAAATCCATCCCTCTCCTTGTCTATTGGACCATTGCTTCCATTGTTGCTTCCACAGCAAACCTCCTCTCATCATCACC gagCTATTCTTTGTCAGAGTTTAAGGAGAAGCTTACTATGGCTGATGACAGTTTGGCAGGGTATCTGGAAACATGCATGAAGCAGAAAG AGCACCTAGGTGATTCCCAGGTTCGTAGAAGAAAAGTAATTGAAAATCCTAAAGATATTGTAGAAGTTTTGAGGGCTTTGATCATGGACCCTAAGACTGGTCCGCAACCCCAAATTCATGAAGGCCTCGATCAAGTTAAAAAG GGTGTGGAGATCTTCAAGGGGAAATACGTGTTACTCTTCATTTCGACCTTGGACAGAATTGAGGATGAGATTCGGCTCGTAAATTCTATCTACGATGGGTTGCTGGCAAACAACGACAAGAAAGAGAAGGGGGGTTACCATAGAGATGAGTTTAAGATTGTGTGGATCCCAATAGTGCATAAGTGGGAAGAAGGGAGTAAGGAACGGTTCAAGAATCTGAAGAGGAATTATAACATCAAATGGTATTCAGTGGAGTACTTGGGTGAGTTGCCAGGCAGAAGGATAATAGAAGATGATTTTGTTCGTCCTTGCGGATTTGATATCCATGACAGACCTATTATTCCAGTTTTGGGTCCTCATGGGAGGAGGATAAATGAAAACGCATTGGACTTGATCTTTCAATGGGGGATCGATGCTTTTCCTTTCAGGAAAGAAGATGGAACTGCTCTTGATAAAAAATGGACTTGGCTTTGGGATGCCATTAAGAAAGTCAATCCTACAATagag CCGAAACGGGAAAAATACATGTTCATATATGGAGGCAGCGACAACTGGGTCCAAAAATTCACAAGTGGAGTGAATAAACTGAAGAAGAATAAGGACATAGAAGCAGCAGATGTGGAAATAGATTACCATAATCTAGGAAAAAGAAGTAGCAGCAACGATGTTTACAGCTTCTGGGTGAGCGTAGAAAGGAAGAGCCAGAAAAACAAGCAGCACAAGGATCCCCTCAACTGCGAAATCCAAGAGATTGCAAGAAACTTGCTGTGCCTCAAGAGAGATCCACAGGGATGGGTCATTCTCACCAAAGGCAGAAACATCAAGCTCTTTGCTCATGGCGACCCCATGTATCAAACCCTTTCTCAATTCCAGAATTGGAAGGATAAAGTTCCCATAAAAGAGGGGTTTGACATTCCATTGACGGAATACTATCATAATAAGGAAAACGAGATATCTGAACGTCAACAACCTTGCTCCGTGATCAATAGCTCAAGTGTCATTGCAACAATTACCTGCCCAAATCCTACTTGCGGCCGTGTCATGGAGGTTACTTCCGTTAATTACAAGTGCTGCCACCGAGATGATGATCCCAACTACTGCGGTTACTGA